In one Conger conger chromosome 5, fConCon1.1, whole genome shotgun sequence genomic region, the following are encoded:
- the LOC133128985 gene encoding voltage-dependent calcium channel beta subunit-associated regulatory protein-like, translated as MSNEAPVLKNLTKNATDVPRGPGGSVGDAYVTLLVLLCVFVAAMLVLLSILLVFCHRCYRGGRRYSRASNDPEKSNTTYLEECPPVPEIRIQGEEPARSPGSEQDVETERFLSTGSTARRVSFNESALLDHGKRAQERGRRYTLTEGDFHHLKNARLTHLHLPPPAVQILTIEEYNAATDHAPKHRLSIFQPSLCPSLPRTALAGLSPNSALPGDALNPVLDPAHAPGPARSCTIEVMGRRTWSGASAGPGGGDGLAETGPGSVMHFLAKLRRHSSLEGPSPRCALKQWKIDSSQRATSLDTRGSPKRHQFQRQRAASESAPQQEGEEPEEMELSVTLPQDEAHPPRLLTPPPSSRYPERGAGPGLGAAFRQDSAEHQALYRDIWTLRASLEQYASSDQSSNNDRESVRSDADSVCSLGGAWRAGLSSCPSQDIGDEEEEEEEEEGGADPDRGGGGDGDSGNRKLLQMDSGYASIEAPPRGGGAGGGAGAGGGARGKTASEKRHFFTSAGRKGSVCESQEARLFQEARLFQEELEDLAAVAREEEEEEGRSAAGWPPYGQAFPAIPAKEAKPRPQALRRRDYSIDEKTDALFSEFLRHDPRFDQQEAPRPRPRPPSRVHLRAQWQRAKQHSDPGVGGAYALPHRGPPMRRGDSANFPLDTRYHGTLPRIVSAADEEAEGPGAGVRAGGGEGGARAESGEGGARAESGEGGARAESGEGRVDADVIGLDSRKDRPRAQTIGGGASAAATPPMEAQKAEQEEERRLSPSASSSSSSGTVKEGDSTSSPPPSEPPPAPPATGYGPQTVAEGLADKLARGLEDRLYTGLVQPAGGAERMVKFTHVSPDHSPV; from the exons ATGAGCAATGAGGCACCAGTTCTGAAAAACCTCACCAAAAACGCTACA GATGTCCCGCGGGGCCCAGGGGGGTCCGTGGGGGACGCCTACGTCACGCTGCTGGTGCTGCTCTGCGTCTtcgtggcggccatgttggtcCTGCTGTCCATCCTGCTCGTCTTCTGCCACCGCTGTTACCGCGGCGGCCGCCGCTACTCCAG GGCCAGCAACGACCCGGAGAAGAGCAACACCACCTACCTGGAGGAGTGCCCACCTGTGCCAG AGATCAGGATCCAGGGGGAGGAGCCGGCCCGGTCGCCGGGCAGCGAGCAGGATGTGGAGACCGAGCGCTTCCTGTCCACCGGGTCCACCGCCCGCCGCGTCTCCTTCAACGAGTCGGCGCTCCTGGACCACGGCAAGAGGGCCCAGGAGAGGGGTCGGAG GTACACCCTCACGGAGGGGGACTTCCACCACCTGAAGAACGCCCGGCTGACgcacctccacctgcccccgcCCGCCGTGCAGATCCTCACCATCGAGGAGTACAACGCGGCCACAGACCACGCCCCCAAACACCGCCTGTCCATCTTCCAG CCCTCCCTGTGCCCCTCGCTCCCCCGGACCGCTCTGGCGGGGCTCAGTCCAAATTCTGCTCTCCCAGGCGACGCCCTCAACCCCGTACTGGACCCCGCCCACGCTCCTGGCCCCGCCCGATCCTGCACC ATCGAGGTGATGGGGCGCAGGACGTGGAGCGGGGCCAGTGCGGGGCCCGGAGGCGGTGACGGGCTGGCGGAGACGGGGCCCGGCAGCGTGATGCACTTCCTGGCCAAACTGCGGCGGCACTCCAGCCTGGAGGGGCCCAGCCCCCGCTGCGCCCTCAAACAGTGGAAGATCGACAGCAGCCAGcgcgccaccagcctggacaccagag GGTCCCCTAAGAGGCATCAGTTCCAGAGACAGAGGGCAGCCAGTGAGAGCGCCCCGcagcaggaaggggaggagcctGAGGAGATGGAGCTGTCCGTCACACTCCCTCAGGACGAGGCACACCCCCCAAGACTGctgaccccgcccccctccagcAGGTACCCC gagcggggggcggggccggggctggGCGCGGCGTTTCGGCAGGACAGCGCGGAGCACCAGGCGCTGTACCGGGACATCTGGACGCTCCGGGCCTCGCTGGAGCAGTACGCCTCGTCCGACCAGAGCAGCAACAACGACCGCGAGTCGGTGCGCAGCGACGCGGACAGCGTGTGCTCGCTGGGCGGGGCCTGGCGGGCCGGGCTGTCCAGCTGCCCCTCCCAGGACATcggggacgaggaggaggaggaggaggaggaggaagggggggcggACCCGGACAGAGGCGGGGGAGGCGACGGGGATTCGGGGAACAGGAAGCTGCTGCAGATGGACAGCGGCTACGCCTCCATCGAGGCTCCGCCCCGCGGGGGAggagccgggggcggggccggggccgggggcggggcccgcGGAAAGACCGCCTCCGAGAAGCGGCACTTCTTCACCAGCGCCGGGCGAAAGGGCAGCGTGTGCGAGAGCCAGGAGGCGCGGCTGTTCCAGGAGGCGCGGCTGttccaggaggagctggaggacctGGCGGCCGTggccagagaggaggaggaggaggaaggccgGAGCGCAGCCGGCTGGCCCCCGTACGGGCAGGCCTTCCCCGCCATTCCCGCCAAAGAGGCCAAGCCCCGCCCCCAGGCCCTGCGGAGGCGGGACTACAGCATCGACGAGAAGACGGACGCCCTGTTCAGCGAGTTCCTGCGCCACGACCCGCGCTTCGACCAGCAGGAGgcgccccggccccggccccgccccccgtccCGCGTGCACCTGCGCGCCCAGTGGCAGCGCGCCAAGCAGCACAGCGACCCGGGCGTGGGCGGGGCCTACGCCCTCCCGCACCGCGGCCCGCCCATGCGCCGCGGCGACAGCGCCAACTTCCCGCTGGACACCCGTTACCATGGCACCCTGCCGCGCATCGTCAGCGCCGCCGACGAGGAGGCCgaggggccgggggcggg GGtcagggcggggggcggggagggcggGGCCAGGGCGGAGTCTGGGGAGGGCGGGGCCAGGGCGGAGTCTGGGGAGGGCGGGGCCAGGGCGGAGTCTGGGGAGGGCAGGGTTGATGCTGATGTGATCGGGCTGGACTCCAGGAAAGACCGGCCGAGGGCGCAGACTATTGGGGGCGGGGCCAGCGCGGCAGCCACGCCCCCCATGGAGGCGCAGAAggcggagcaggaggaggagaggagactcAGCCCCAgcgccagcagcagcagcagcagtgggacCGTCAAAGAGGGGgactccacctcctcccccccgccctccgAGCCCCCGCCGGCCCCCCCCGCCACCGGCTACGGCCCCCAAACCGTCGCCGAGGGGCTGGCGGACAAGCTGGCCCGGGGCCTGGAGGACCGGCTCTACACCGGCCTGGTccagcctgcagggggcgccgaACGCATGGTCAAATTCACCCACGTCTCCCCCGACCACAGCCCCGTGTGA